DNA from Roseofilum casamattae BLCC-M143:
TGAATACGCTGCTTGTTGAACGCGATCGTGGGAAAACTTATAATGTAAGATAAGTAAAGGCGCGGCTAAAGTATCAACATCGATCGCATCCTGCCCGGAATTCGGTTGAATCAATCCTTCCTTAATCGCAGGTAATAGGTCTTCAAAGGTTGCATAGGATTCTTTTTCATAAATTAAACAGAGTGTATTTAATTCAAATTGATTTCCCAAACAGGCCGATAAGCGCAGCACATCTTGTGTTTTTTCCGGTAATTTCTTCAGTTTACCAATCATTAGCTCCACCACATTTTCAGTGATGCTCATGGCTTCAATTTCATTAATATCCCAAGTCCAACCTCCCATAGTTCCGGGTTGAGGTTCGACAAAATTCAAGAGCTGCTCTTGGTTTAAAGTCTTGAGAAACTCATTGACAAAGAATGGGTTTCCTTCCGTTTTGTCTTTAATCAATTCAGCCAAAGGCTTGACAAAAGAAATATCTTGATGAAATGTCTCCGAAAGTAATTGACAAATTTGATTTAAAGTGAGGTTAATTAACGGGATGTTGTTAATCGTTGGTAACTGAGACTGCAGAGTATCCACCACCATCATTAAGGGATGGCTGGGACTCACTTCATTATCTCGATAGGCTCCAATCAGGAAAAAATACTCAATCTCTGGGTCTGTGAGGATCAATTCAATTAACTTTAAAGTCGCGGAATCTGCCCACTGTAGGTCGTCCAAAAACATGACCAATGGATGTTGCGAACTGCAAAAAATACGAATAAAGTTGAGGAAGACTAAATTAAATCGATTTTGCGCTTCTGTCGGTCCCAATTCGATAACAGCAGGTTGCGGCCCGACAATATATTCCACTTCCGGAATTACATCAATAATAATTTGCCCGTTCGGTCCAAACGCTCTTAATAACTTTTCTTTCCAGACTTTCAACCGTTCTTCACTCTCGGTGAGCAATAAATTAACCAATTCCGCAAACGCTTTCACGATCGCAAAATAAGGAATACTGCGCTGAAATTGATCGAACTTCCCTAAGGTAAAATACCCGTTTTTGTGCACGATTGGCTGATACACTTCCTGCACCAGGGCTGATTTGCCAATACCAGAATATCCCGAAACCAACATAAACTCTTTATTTCCGGCAACCACTCGTTCAAAGGCAGCCAAGAGAGTATCGATTTCTTTTTGCCGACCGTAGAGTTTCTCCGGAATTTTAAACGTATCCGAAATATCTTGGGTGCCTAATAAAAACGGTTCGATGCGATCGCTATGTTTTAATTGAGATAAACATTCTTCTAAATCGGCTAACAAACCCCAGCTACTTTGATACCTCTCCTCCACATTTTTGGCTAAGAGCTTCATCACCAATTCCGAAACGACTTCCGGAACGTCCGGATTAATCCGATGAGGAGGGATAGCCTGTTTTGCAATATGACAATGAATTAACTCCATCGTTTCCCCTGTAGTAAAGGGAAGTTGATGAGTTAATAGCTCGTAAAACGTCGCGCCCAACGAATAATAATCCGTACGATAATCAATGGAGCGATTCAATCGTCCCGTTTGTTCCGGAGACATATAGGCTAACGTCCCCTCCATTTGCGAATCGCGATCGCCCTGTGATTCGTCTCGGTTCAGCCAACAAGAAATACTCAGATCGACTAACTTAGCTTCTCCCGTGGCTGGGTTAAACGTAATATTAGACGGATTAACATCTTTGTGAATAATATTAGACTTATGCAGATCGCCTAAACTTTTAGTAATCCGAATGGCTAAGTTTAAAAAGCCTAACAGCGTAAACTTTTGCGAGGCTAACAACTGCTTCAACGATTCCCCACCAAAATCTTCTAACACCATCACCAAAGAATTTGCATAGGTCTCGAGAGCATACGCCTTAATCGCTCCATCGAGATCGAGACTTTTGAGTAACTCGAACTCCCGATAATATCGATTTCGATCCTCTACGCTAGGATAGTCATCTTCTAAAACCTTCAAAACTACTGGAAGATTTGTCGTTTGCTGGCGACCTCGATACACTACGGTTTTGTCGCTTTCGTAGATTTTGGCAAGGATTTGATACCCAGGAAGATGGATCATAATTGAATAGGTGCTATGGCAAATGACGGATAGCTGGATGCTTGCTGTTACAAGTTTCCATCTAAATATTATAGCCGTACCCCTTTCATGAAAATGAAGCTAATGACCGATCGCCGCGATCGCAGATTGCAGTATCATTAGCTTCATCCTGACTTCATCTAAAACAATCGGGTTGCGTCGTCTTCTTTACCCGGTCGCATTCTCTAGCTCATCCATTGAGTATGGAAAAACTCCCCTCTGGGACGGTCAATGCGCTCGTAGGTATGGGCCCCAAAGTAATCTCGTTGGGCTTGAGTCAAATTTTGCGGCAATACAGCCCGACGATAACTATCAAAGTAATCCAAAGAGGCACTAAATGCCGGAACCGGTATCCCTAACTGAGCGGCCAGAGCTAACACATCCCGCCAGGCTTGTTGCCGGTCTAAAATAGTTTGCTTGAATTCAGGAGCCAGGAGTAAGTTCGGCAAGCTGGGATTCTCCTTAAAGGCCACTTTAATTTTATCCAAGAATCCGGCGCGAATAATACAGCCCCCTTTCCAAATGCGGGAAATTTCGCTCAGATTGAGATCGTAGCCAAACTCCTGAGAAGCTGTCGCTAGCAGCGCCATTCCTTGAGCATAAGAACAGATTTTCGAGCAATAGAGCGCGTCGCGAACTTTCGGAATAAACGCAGCAATATCGCCGTCGTATTTCCCACTCGGTCCGGTTAACTCTTGGGAGGCGGTAACCCGTTCTTCTTTGTAAGACGAAATAATCCGGGCATTAACGGCTGCGGTGATGGTGGGAATGCTCACTCCCAGCTCTAAAGAGGTCACCACCGTCCAGCGGCCCGTACCTTTTTGACCGGCAGCATCAACAATCAGATCGATCAGATGTTGCTTGGTTTCCGGGTCAATTTGGGTAAAAATATCCCGAGTAATTTCAATTAAGAAGGAATTTAACTCCTCAGTTTCATTCCATTCTGAAAAGACTTGATGCAGTTCTGGATTGGTCAAGCCTAACCCATTTTTCAGCAGATCGTAAGCTTCCGCAATTAATTGCATATCGCCATATTCAATGCCATTGTGAACCATTTTCACGTAATGGCCGGCGCCCCCCTTGCCAATAAATGTGACGCAAGGACCGTCATCGACTTGGGCCGCAATTTTCGTCAAAATTGGCTCTAACTCTTTATAGGCTGCCGGAGTTCCGCCAGGCATTAAACTCGGGCCGTTGAGCGCGCCTTCTTCCCCTCCGCTCACTCCCATGCCGACAAAACCTAGCTTGCTCGCTTCTAGGTCTTCGGTACGGCGTTCGGTGTCTTCATACAATGAGTTTCCACCATCGATGATCGTGTCGCCTTCTTCGAGCAATGGCTTGAGGCTATCGATAACCGCATCCACAGGTTTTCCTGCTTTGACCATAATCAATATTTTGCGAGGGCGATCGAGTTTTTGCACAAACTCTTTCAGATCCCGAGCGGCGAGGAAATTTTTACCTTGGGCGCGCGTTGCCATAAACTCCTCAGTTTTGGCATAGGTGCGGTTATAGACCGTTACGGGAAATCCATTCCTCTCTACGTTCAGGGCGAGGTTTTCACCCATAACAGCAAGGCCAATTAGACCAAAACTTGGCTGTGTCATAAGAATCCGTACTCACTGAACCAACAATTGCCATAACAGCAAATTACCTACAAGGTTAGCCCGATCTTTCAGATTGTTCCGTAAAGAAGATATTAAGTCTCGGCCATAGCGGTAATATGGCCTTGTAGGCTGAAGAAGATTAAAGAAAACTATTTTTTAGCGATCGAGGGTTCTGGAGATATGGCAAAGATTCTGGCATTGGCTGTTGGCTTGGGCAGTTTTGCTTTTTATATGGCATTTTTCTTCTTTCCAGAGGTCTATCGTCGGAAAAGCGATTTTATCTGGAGTGGCTTGGGCTTTTTATATGCGTTGACGTTATGGTTTTGTGCGGGACGCTTTACGGGAGCCGTGATGCTGGGACAAATGGCGGCAGTGCCATTGCTGCTGGCTTTGGGTTGGGAAACTTTGAGCTTGCGCCGCCAGGTTGCCCCGACGAGCGAGCAAACTCCAATCGATACTAATGCTTTAACTGCAAATGGGTTCGGAATTTTTAATCGTTTCTTTAATAAGTCTTCGGCTCCGGAAGTGTCTGTGCCGGCGACGGAGCCAACAGCACCAGAAGAGGTGACGGCTGCGGAGGATTCGAGTTCTCAGGAGGTGACTTCAGCTCCGACCCCTGACGAGCAAGCTCCAGAACTAGAAACCAAAGAGGTTGCACCAGCTAGCATTGAAGAGGCGAGCAGGGAAGAGGTCAGTGCTGAGGACGTTAGCACTGAAGAGACTAGTGCGGAAGAGGTCAGCATTGAAGAGGCGAGTAGGGAAGAGGTCAGTGCTGAGGACGTTAGTACCGAAGAGACTAGCGCGGAAGAGGCCAGCATTGAAGAGACTAGCACGGAAGAGGTCAATACTGAAGAGGTAAATGAGACTGAGCCAAGGATTGAGGAGACTCCAGAAGTCGAGGCAGAGGAAAGTAATTCCGAATTAGAGAATGTTGTACTAGATGAAGAATCTCAGTCCGTGTTGGATGAGATTGTGGACGAGGAACCAAAAGAGGTAGCAGAAGAGAGGAAACTGCCTCAGCTACAGTCGAAAACCTTATCGGGATTTTTGAATGTATTTAATAATCTGCGATCGCGCTTCGGTAAGTCAACTCCCCCAACAACACCAGCTCCAGAACCCGAGTCTGCTGCGGTTGAGGAAACGGACGAACTCGACGAACAACTAGACGCATTACCGGATACAGAATCACTCGATGCCGAACAACCGGATGCATTACCCGATACTCCGATGAAAGAGACTTCTGACAATCTATCGGAAGGCGAGGAACCAGAGACCCACGAGTCCGTGGCTGACTCAGCAGAAGCAATCGAGGAAGAAATTATCGCTCCTACCCCGTCAGAATCGGAAAATGAAGAAACAGAAGTAGAAGAAAATTCTCAGAGTCCAGAGCCTTCGGAAGAGGCAAATGCGGAGATGGAAACTGAGGAGGTGCAGAATAGCGTCGATTCCGACGGTTTCGACTCTGAAGAGGAGGGAACCGAAGCCGCAGAAGAGCCAACAGAAATGACTTCGGAGCCTGAGCTACAAGCGGAGCCTACGATCGCACCTGAAGGAACTGATGCAGAGATCGTAGAAAATAGTCTTTCAGTCGAAGAGGAAGCCGAGGTTGAACTGAGTGGGGAGCCAGAGATAACCGAAGAGTCAGCAGCAAATAGTAAACCAATATCAAGCCGGTCGAAGTCGAGCCGGCGAAAAAAGCGCAAGTCTTGAGTCGGAGAAGGAGACAAGAGGAAGCCGAGAAGCACAGGAGAAATGACTGATGGCGAGCATCTTTTTATCTTCTGCTCTCCTCTTCCTCATGGAGAATCTACTCTTCTTCGTCTTCATCGGAAGGATAGACAAAGTTAGAACGTCCGGTCAGAATGGACTTACCCAGAGACATTGCTTTCTGAGCTTCCAGCGCAGCTTTGCGTTTCCAGACCGCTCGGCGCTGATTGCGTTTGGTTTTAGAGGTTTTCTTCTTTGGAACAGCCATAGGTGCTAGAGATCCTCAGTTTAGCGAGGAATTTTCCACAACCTTTCAATTATAGGGTAAGGATTGTCTTTGTGCCAAGCAGAAACCACAAAGACGGCAGCTAAAGGAGAAAAGTAGAACTCTAATGCGATCGCACCTCTTGTGACCCGCCGCAATTGCCGATACATTTAAAAATCTAAAGTGGAAGAGGAATAGGTCATGGGAAAAACCAGAGCGATCGCTATTGGCATCAATCAATATCATAACTTTCAGCCATTACGTTATGCCCAGCACGATGCTCGAGTATTCTATGATTTTTTCACCTACCAAGCCGGACTATCGAACAATCCCTGCTGGCTGCTCGGCGATGTGTCGCCACCGATTGACGGTACATCAACCTATCCAGAGCGCGCTACCCTAGAGAACTGGATCGATCGCCTCGGCAGCGATCGCAACTTTGCCCTTGCCTCAGACGATGTTCTCTGGTTCTTCTTCAGCGGTTATGGATGCAGCATCGACGGGCAGGACTACCTAATGCCCATCGACGGCGACCCCAACCAAGTTACCAGCACCGGGATTGCGATCGAATGGGTATTGCACTCGCTCAAATCCTTACCGACGCAAAACCTACTCGTGGTTTTAGATATCAATCGCGCCTCCAGCTTACAAATTGGCGGATTATTGGGCAACCAAACTGTTAATCTGGCCCGAGAATGGCAAATTCCAACTCTTCTTTCCTGTCAACCGGGTCAATTTTCCCAAGAGACCTTAGAATTACGACAAGGGTTATTTACGGCGGCATTGCTGGAAGGATTGCGATCGGGTCAATGCAGTACGCTAGCGAGTTTAGATGCTTATCTACAACGTCGGCTAGTGGAATTGAGCGATCGCCACAACCGGCCCAATCAACAAGCACTAATGGTCGTCAATCCTCCGAGCCAAGTTCATCGGGTAATTTTACCTGCTGAAGACGATCTAATCCTAGATCGAGAACTGGAGGAGATGGCATCAGATGCTGCCCCAGGGGCAAACGCATCAACCATTTCTCAGCCACCCCCCATTCCCCAGACAACCTCAACTCAAATCAGTAAGCCTATGGAACCTGACAAACAACCCCAATCCCAAGACCCCAAATCCAATGACGAAGATGCACAATTTTGGCGATTGCTTATTCTCGCTTGGGGAGGCATTGCCCTGATTTTGATTGGGGGAGTCTTTTTACGCAACCGAACGGCGTTCACAGCGGCTGACGGCAACCCGACTCCCCCCGGGCCAGAAGCAACTCCTTCGGAAGTCGTGGTGATTCCGGCTCCAGCCCCTGCGGGAGAACCGGTAAATCCCGAGCCAGTGGCGGCTAATCCGGAGCCGGTGGCGGTTAATCCGGAAATTCCCCCCGTCCCCACAGCTCCTCTGGTGGCTGAAGTGGTGGAAGCACCACCGGCTCCAACATTGGCGGGAGTCAGCCGGGTGTTAGGGTCGCAACAAGCTTCCTTATACCTGAAGGCCATTGAAGAAGCCCAACAAATTTCCCCGGACGATCCGCTCTATTCGGAGGCGCAAGGGAAAATTGAGCTATGGAGCCAGGCCATTTTAGACATTGCCACTGGGCGAGCAGCTCAGGGTAAGTTTACTAATGCGATCGCAGCGGCGAATTTAGTCCCTGAGGAAGTTTCGGTCTATGCCGAAGCTCAAAGTGCCATCGCCCTCTGGCAACAACAAGGCGCGCAATCGACAGCCAACTACCAAATCATCCAAAACGCGAAGAGCAAGATTAAGCCCGATCAAGCTTCCCTGTATAATCAGGCGATCGCGGAAGTGATGGCGATTCCCCCGGATCAACCCCAAGCAGCTCAAGCGCAAAAACTGGCGAATCAATGGAGCAGCGAGATTCTCAAGATTGCCTATCGTCGCTTGCCCAAGCAAGGTCCAGCCGCAGCGATCTCCGTGGCTCAACTAGTGCCGAAAAATACAGCGGCTTATACAGAGGCGCAACAGGCGATCGCCGTTTGGAAAACTCGTTCGTAACCGGGAAATCCCCTTTAACACCAGAAAAACATCATCAAGTAAGGGCGATTGAGAGATACAACTGCATTTGGTTGTATCTCTTTGCTTGTGACGGTGAAGATCGGCAAAGAGTCATTCACGATCGTCGGAACGTCATACTTCTTTACTGACACTTGACAATTCCATCTTTTATACTGGCAGAGCGAGCCATTTAACTCTCTTATCCTTGAATTCCCATGTCTGATGAGCCTGTTAGCGCCAGTGAATTGACAACTCTGCAAGCAGAGGTCGAACGTCTGCGAGGGCGAGTCTGGGAATTAGAAGAACAAGAGACAGCCATTGCCGAACCTACTCAACTCGCTCGACAAAAAGCATTACTTGCTGTCGTCACTAAAATTCGCCAATCCTTAGATTTAGACACTATTTTTCAATCAACCGCCACGGAAGTCCGCCAGCTTCTCAATGCCGATCGCGTCGGAATGTATCGCTTCGAGCTGGAATCGGATTATCAATGGGGAGAATTTGTTTCCGAAGATGTGTTACCGCCTTTTCCTTCAGCCCTAGCAGCGCGGATTAACGATTGTTGTTTTGGCGAAAATCATGCTCGCTATTATCGGGACGGACGCATCTGGAGTTGCGACGATCTCTATACCCAAGACTTGAAACAATGCCATATCAATATTCTCGAGCGGTTTCAAGTCCGGGCTAACTTGGTGGTTCCCTTACTCAAAGGAGACGAACTGTGGGGACTGTTGTGCATTCATCATTGCTCCAGTCCCCGCCATTGGCAAGACGAAGAAATAGAATTTGTCTCCCACATTGCCCTCCATTTAGGTGTAGCTCTGCAACAAGCCGAAGTCTTAGCGGGAGAAAAGCAACAGTCCGAGCAGTTAGCCGCTGCTGTGGCGCAAGCCGTAGAACGAGAACAAGCGATCGCCGCCATCATTACCAAAATTCGCCAATCTCTCGATCTCGATACGATTTTTCGCACCACTACGGATGAGGTGCGGCATTTGCTCAGAGCAGATCGCGTCGTAATCTATCGATTTAATTCCGACTGGAGTGGGGAATTTGTCGTGGATTCGGTCGATTCGTGCTGGAAGTCCCTCATCGTTTGGCAACACGAATATCCAGAGTGGAATGAAAAAATCAGCCAATGCAGCCTGAAAAATCTGGAGACATTATCAGTCACAGATACTCATCTCAAGCAAACCGAAGGCGCGCCCTTTAAATCTTCACACTCCAGTGGAAATTTGGTACAAGTGTTCCGAGTTTGTGAAGATATTTATGAAAAAGGGTTTTCACAATGTTATGTGGAAACCTTGGAGTCTTACCAAGCAAGGGCTTATGCTATTGTGGCTATTTATCAGCATCAGAAGTTATGGGGATTATTAGCTGCCTTTCAAAATTCCGGCCCCCGTAACTGGCAAGAAGGTGAAGTCAATTTTTTGATTCAAATTGGCTCCCAATTGGGGGTCGCCATTCAACAAGCTCAATTGCTGGCTCGGATGGAACAGCGTTCCACAGAACTGAAAAGTACGTTAGATGCGGAATTGAAAAAACGTGCGAGCGAATTAGAAGAAGAAGCGCAACGGGAGAGAGCGATCGCTGAAGTTATTGATAAGATCCGCCGAACCTTAGAATTAGAGCGAATTTTTGCGACAGCAACCACAGAAGTGCGGAGCTTATTAAATGCCGATCGCGTGGCAATTTTTGAATTTAACCCGGAGTCTAATTGGCATGACGGTAGATTTGTCTCGGAAGCGGTTTTACCCGAATTTGAATCAACTCTAGCCAAACGAGTTAGAGATTGTTCGTTTCGCGAAGATTATTATGACGTGGATTATCCCAAGGGGCAAATCCAGGCGATCGCGGATATTTATAACAGCGAACTCAGTGACTCTTATATCGCGATTTTAAGTCAATTTCAAATCCAGGCGACTCTCGTATTGCCTCTAGTGAAAGGAGAATATTTGTGGGGATTGCTCTGCATTCACCAATGTTCCGAACCCCGTCAGTGGCAAGTGAAAGAAATTGAGTTTACGCGCAAAATTGCCATCCAACTCGGCGTGGCGTTGCAACAAGCTGAT
Protein-coding regions in this window:
- the gnd gene encoding decarboxylating NADP(+)-dependent phosphogluconate dehydrogenase, producing the protein MTQPSFGLIGLAVMGENLALNVERNGFPVTVYNRTYAKTEEFMATRAQGKNFLAARDLKEFVQKLDRPRKILIMVKAGKPVDAVIDSLKPLLEEGDTIIDGGNSLYEDTERRTEDLEASKLGFVGMGVSGGEEGALNGPSLMPGGTPAAYKELEPILTKIAAQVDDGPCVTFIGKGGAGHYVKMVHNGIEYGDMQLIAEAYDLLKNGLGLTNPELHQVFSEWNETEELNSFLIEITRDIFTQIDPETKQHLIDLIVDAAGQKGTGRWTVVTSLELGVSIPTITAAVNARIISSYKEERVTASQELTGPSGKYDGDIAAFIPKVRDALYCSKICSYAQGMALLATASQEFGYDLNLSEISRIWKGGCIIRAGFLDKIKVAFKENPSLPNLLLAPEFKQTILDRQQAWRDVLALAAQLGIPVPAFSASLDYFDSYRRAVLPQNLTQAQRDYFGAHTYERIDRPRGEFFHTQWMS
- a CDS encoding Ycf66 family protein: MAKILALAVGLGSFAFYMAFFFFPEVYRRKSDFIWSGLGFLYALTLWFCAGRFTGAVMLGQMAAVPLLLALGWETLSLRRQVAPTSEQTPIDTNALTANGFGIFNRFFNKSSAPEVSVPATEPTAPEEVTAAEDSSSQEVTSAPTPDEQAPELETKEVAPASIEEASREEVSAEDVSTEETSAEEVSIEEASREEVSAEDVSTEETSAEEASIEETSTEEVNTEEVNETEPRIEETPEVEAEESNSELENVVLDEESQSVLDEIVDEEPKEVAEERKLPQLQSKTLSGFLNVFNNLRSRFGKSTPPTTPAPEPESAAVEETDELDEQLDALPDTESLDAEQPDALPDTPMKETSDNLSEGEEPETHESVADSAEAIEEEIIAPTPSESENEETEVEENSQSPEPSEEANAEMETEEVQNSVDSDGFDSEEEGTEAAEEPTEMTSEPELQAEPTIAPEGTDAEIVENSLSVEEEAEVELSGEPEITEESAANSKPISSRSKSSRRKKRKS
- the rpmF gene encoding 50S ribosomal protein L32, producing the protein MAVPKKKTSKTKRNQRRAVWKRKAALEAQKAMSLGKSILTGRSNFVYPSDEDEEE
- a CDS encoding caspase family protein, with protein sequence MGKTRAIAIGINQYHNFQPLRYAQHDARVFYDFFTYQAGLSNNPCWLLGDVSPPIDGTSTYPERATLENWIDRLGSDRNFALASDDVLWFFFSGYGCSIDGQDYLMPIDGDPNQVTSTGIAIEWVLHSLKSLPTQNLLVVLDINRASSLQIGGLLGNQTVNLAREWQIPTLLSCQPGQFSQETLELRQGLFTAALLEGLRSGQCSTLASLDAYLQRRLVELSDRHNRPNQQALMVVNPPSQVHRVILPAEDDLILDRELEEMASDAAPGANASTISQPPPIPQTTSTQISKPMEPDKQPQSQDPKSNDEDAQFWRLLILAWGGIALILIGGVFLRNRTAFTAADGNPTPPGPEATPSEVVVIPAPAPAGEPVNPEPVAANPEPVAVNPEIPPVPTAPLVAEVVEAPPAPTLAGVSRVLGSQQASLYLKAIEEAQQISPDDPLYSEAQGKIELWSQAILDIATGRAAQGKFTNAIAAANLVPEEVSVYAEAQSAIALWQQQGAQSTANYQIIQNAKSKIKPDQASLYNQAIAEVMAIPPDQPQAAQAQKLANQWSSEILKIAYRRLPKQGPAAAISVAQLVPKNTAAYTEAQQAIAVWKTRS
- a CDS encoding GAF domain-containing protein, with protein sequence MSDEPVSASELTTLQAEVERLRGRVWELEEQETAIAEPTQLARQKALLAVVTKIRQSLDLDTIFQSTATEVRQLLNADRVGMYRFELESDYQWGEFVSEDVLPPFPSALAARINDCCFGENHARYYRDGRIWSCDDLYTQDLKQCHINILERFQVRANLVVPLLKGDELWGLLCIHHCSSPRHWQDEEIEFVSHIALHLGVALQQAEVLAGEKQQSEQLAAAVAQAVEREQAIAAIITKIRQSLDLDTIFRTTTDEVRHLLRADRVVIYRFNSDWSGEFVVDSVDSCWKSLIVWQHEYPEWNEKISQCSLKNLETLSVTDTHLKQTEGAPFKSSHSSGNLVQVFRVCEDIYEKGFSQCYVETLESYQARAYAIVAIYQHQKLWGLLAAFQNSGPRNWQEGEVNFLIQIGSQLGVAIQQAQLLARMEQRSTELKSTLDAELKKRASELEEEAQRERAIAEVIDKIRRTLELERIFATATTEVRSLLNADRVAIFEFNPESNWHDGRFVSEAVLPEFESTLAKRVRDCSFREDYYDVDYPKGQIQAIADIYNSELSDSYIAILSQFQIQATLVLPLVKGEYLWGLLCIHQCSEPRQWQVKEIEFTRKIAIQLGVALQQADLFAHAQKRSSELRATLADLNAIVDNLADGLLVTDTQRQITRFNPAFLQMFNLQPEELEGRRLRNVCSVELDSLMHSIEHRDTEIVTVDVKLGNNREGQALATSIIKEGEGKEGDQCIGSVILIRDVTVEREVDRMKTDFLTTVSHELRTPLTSVLGFTEMIQEKLEETLFPAIEKSDKKIQRSIQTVQSNINIIISESERLTSLINDVLDISKMESGNVNWNIQKVDPLEILDRAIAATSSLIEKNHLAFIKDFDPDLPSIEVDRDRIIQVAINLISNAVKFTKEGSITCKAVVSGRDLIVSIIDTGIGISTENQVRVFDRFKQVGDILTDKPKGTGLGLSICQQIIEYHGGKIWVDSQLDRGSTFSFSIPLESSQALEENR